The Aspergillus flavus chromosome 2, complete sequence region GCCATCGACCCGCGGAATTGGTATAACGCTAAGCACGGCATCTGCAGGAAGCCTATTCTCTAGACATCTTACTGGTCTCCTGAACTAAACTAAATTCTGCAGCTTCTGGGGTAAAAGGGTCTGTGCAATACTGCGCATACATACGGTATTGATGAGTTGACAAGATCAGTGCCAAGATGCATTCATTCCGCTGGACTTGGCATTTGTTTACCGGCTCAGGTGACTGGGAGGGAGTACCGATAAGGCGAGATTCTTAGTATTCTAGATTTCAAGGTTGGTCATTCTTCAAAGAATAATCAGTAAAGATGTACATACTACACTTGTATAATGGGTTGAATAGCATGGTTCACGATTCAAGTGTCGAATCTCAATTCGAACTGGCAACGAAATTAGAAGCGGGTTTCTACATCGTGTGTACTCAATGCAAGTCTCTCCACActgtctctccttccttttcacaCCCTGACGCGAATATGTGTCCACCTGCAGGGCAATCCTGCTTCACGACTAGTAGTCGCTTGAAAAGCGGTTCTTAGGATCCATATCGGCCCAGTCTTAAGAATATAAGCAAGACTTATGAAGTACTACAAAACATGGCAAAGGCGGAAGAAGTCTACCACGTGACGATCATAGTGGTTGGATTGTTGTGACCCCAGAATGTACCACATTTCATTGTGAACCGCCAAGTCTGTCACTAGCAATGAAAGAGACACAGTGATCTACATTAGCGGGTTGTGTAACTTAGTATCTGGGCCCGGTTGAATTGGAAAGTAAGGATCATAGAGCCGCCTGAACCAGCCCCAATATGAATGTGTCATGATGATGCGTGTGCCATGAAAATATCATTGGGTTCCTGGTAAAATCTGGGGAACCGGTACAATGCCCTGCTGAGCTTGCAAAATATGAAGCCTGTTGATACTGTGTGGTTGGAATTGTCGTACACTGTATTctgtatgtacggagtaaggaTGAAATTGAGCCCAAAAATTGGCACTGGAATTAGGTTACGGGCGCGCATTAGCCTGCTGGCCAAAGAGGAGATAATATTCACCGCAACCTGAGGCCTTGCCCCGCCCAGAAATGTGTCTTATGTGTCTTGGCTGTGTGAAAGATGGCACATGACCCCTGACccaaagaggagaggagatggAGCCTTCAGCCGTATCGAGTGGGAATGACACATgaattccttttcttttcctttcattgTTGAAACTCTCCCACTAGAGCCGGTATACGCTTGTAACTTTCTAACGGATCAGCCCGTTTTCTTACAAGGCTTTAGTCTATGGCACTAGAACTTGTTTAAGGAGCCACCCAATGAAGTCTCGTGGCGAACCAGCTGACGCGCCTAGCTTAGCGACTCAACCTGTGATGTGCCGGGGATCCTTGTCGGAACCGGCCGGGGGTGGAATTCAGGAACCAATCAGAACCTGTTATAATGCCAAGTGCGCCAAGTCTTTGGGGAGTCCGGACTAGTGAGAAGGGGGTTTGAGACCCCCAGGCCCACTTCGGTTAGTAGGCTGGCTAGTTTACCCGTCCTAAACGAACTTCAGTCGACTTCGACTTAGGAAAGAATGCGAACAGAACAGGGTCAAATCCATTGACACTTGGTACGATCACTCTCAAAGACTTTATCTATTAAGGTGGAAAGTGGTAATTAGATGAAGCAGAAGGGAGATTGCAAAATGATAGGACCTGCGGACTCCGATGACTACCCGAGGGCTTTCGTGGCGATCTGACCAATCCTTTGGTCCTTGCCGGACCGCATTTCTCTGCCGGGAAATTACATCCTTACGCGGCCCTAGTAATCGGCACCTTGTCACAAAAGTGATCGTCTGTACTGAAgactatgtatgtactatgtagtatgtactaCGGGGTACTGACAAGGCAACATGATTTTGGATGATCATAATCCGAGGAATCTACAAGTGGAAAGTCCTTCACTTGAATCATTGGTCTCGAAGTTTATTGCCCCTGCGTTCCAGCTCGTGGGGAATCACACCATCGTCTCCGCTAATGGTTCCATCGCTGCGGTGACATCGATTGTACCACACTTGATGTAGATCTCCGCTAATGCTCAATACATTCAATCATACCCACATGTAATTTTGGTTCGGGTACAAGTATGTACTTGCAAtgagtttttttttcccctcttatcttttttttcttctttcttctattACTTGGCCTTTATTCACCCTGAAAGCAATATCCGCTCCCCCTTAACGTTATTTATAACttgtctttcccttctccagCGTTcacccttttcctttccttcttcatccgtcACCATTCTTCTCTTATTCCGGCCACCAACTCTTTAGCATAGTTTCTATCATTAGATTAGAGTGTGAGAAGAGGTCTCACCAATCGTCACCATGGCTACCAAGAAGCCCAACATCCTCTACATCATGGCTGACCAGATGGCTGCCCCCCTTCTGGCCTTCCATGACAAGGATTCTCCCATCAAGACCCCCAACCTGAACCGGTTGGCGGATGAGGGTGTGGTCTTCGACTCAGCCTACTGTAACTCTCCGCTATGTGCGCCGTCCCGTTTCGTCATGGTGACCGGCCAATTGCCCTCCAAGATTGGAGCCTACGATAACGCTGCCGACTTACCCGCTGATATCCCCACTTATGCCCATTATCTGCGCCGGGAGGGCTATCACACCGCTCTGGCTGGAAAGATGCATTTCTGTGGGCCCGACCAGCTGCACGGTTATGAGCAGCGTCTGACGAGCGACATCTACCCCGGTGACTATGGCTGGTCTGTCAATTGGGATGAGCCGGTAAGTTGCATTCCGAGTAGTTCGAATCCAAGGAGATCTCTGATCGTGTGTAGGAAATCCGTCTCGATTATTATCACAACATGTCCTCTGTTATGGACGCGGGTCCTGTTGTGCGGACCAACCAGCTTGACTTTGATGAAgaagttatatataaatccACCCAGTATCTCTACAACCATGTCCGACAGCGTGGTGATCAGCCATTCTGTCTGACGGTGTCTATGACTCACCCTCATGACCCTTACGCCATGACCAAAGAATTCTGGGACCTGTATGAAGGTGTTGACATTCCTTTGCCGAAGAACGGTGACATGCCACAAGACCAGCAGGATCCCCATTCGCAGCGTGTTCTGAAATGCATTGACTTGTGGGGCAAAGAAATGCCTGAAGAACGGATCAAGGCCGCTCGCCGCGCCTACTATGCCGCTTGTACCTACGTTGATACTAACGTCGGCAAACTGTTGAAGGTTCTGGACGATTGTGGCATGACTGACGACACAATCATCGTGTTTACCGGTGACCACGGAGACATGTTGGGTGAGCGCGGCCTTTGGTATAAGATGACCTGGTACGAGAATTCGGCGCGTGTGCCCATGATCGTGCATGCACCTAAGCGTTTTGCTCCGAAGCGTGTACCCCAGAATGTGTCGACAATGGACTTGTTGCCCACCTTTGTCGATCTGGTTGGCGCGCAGTTGGTTCGGGAGCTACCCCTGGACGGTGTGTCGTTGCTTCCATACCTGACAGGCGAGGACGGCCTCAAGACCGATACCGTGTTGGGCGAGTACATGGGTGAAGGGACACAGTCCCCAGTGGTAATGATTCGCCGTGGCCGCTGGAAGTTTGTGTACTCGCTGATTGACCCACCTATGCTCTTCGATGTGAAGACAGACCCTGAAGAGAAGGTGAACCTGGCGGCCGGTTTGCCTATTCCGGCGCAACTGAGTGCGGCCAAACATATCTCAGGATCGCAGTTGCAACCAGCGTCTTTGCCTACTCCAGCTGAGTCCCCGCGTATATCGCCTCGGCCGCAGCGTGGTGCATCGTCGGCATACCCATTCCCGAGCCCCCCACGGACTCCTAGTCCAGGCAAAGGATTGCCTGAAATGCCGACCACTACCGAGCCTGCCAAGGTCCTAGCATACTTCTTggaagaagcgcaagcccGTTGGGACCTGGAGAGCATCACGGAAGATGTCCTGCGGTCACAGCGCCGGCGACGCCTGGTTTATTCGGCTTTGATCAAGGGTAACCCGGCCTTTTGGGACTACGAGCCGCGTATTGACCCCAGTACCCAATACGTGCGCAACCAAGGCAAGGGTGTTTTGGACGATGTTGAATTTATTTCTCGTTGGCCC contains the following coding sequences:
- a CDS encoding putative choline sulfatase is translated as MATKKPNILYIMADQMAAPLLAFHDKDSPIKTPNLNRLADEGVVFDSAYCNSPLCAPSRFVMVTGQLPSKIGAYDNAADLPADIPTYAHYLRREGYHTALAGKMHFCGPDQLHGYEQRLTSDIYPGDYGWSVNWDEPEIRLDYYHNMSSVMDAGPVVRTNQLDFDEEVIYKSTQYLYNHVRQRGDQPFCLTVSMTHPHDPYAMTKEFWDLYEGVDIPLPKNGDMPQDQQDPHSQRVLKCIDLWGKEMPEERIKAARRAYYAACTYVDTNVGKLLKVLDDCGMTDDTIIVFTGDHGDMLGERGLWYKMTWYENSARVPMIVHAPKRFAPKRVPQNVSTMDLLPTFVDLVGAQLVRELPLDGVSLLPYLTGEDGLKTDTVLGEYMGEGTQSPVVMIRRGRWKFVYSLIDPPMLFDVKTDPEEKVNLAAGLPIPAQLSAAKHISGSQLQPASLPTPAESPRISPRPQRGASSAYPFPSPPRTPSPGKGLPEMPTTTEPAKVLAYFLEEAQARWDLESITEDVLRSQRRRRLVYSALIKGNPAFWDYEPRIDPSTQYVRNQGKGVLDDVEFISRWPRVLQQAANATGTKI